The region TCAAAAGTGGTTCCAGTAACAAGCCCCACGGCTTTATCCTTCAGTTCATCCACCGACTTGAAAGGGGCATCAGCGCGGACGAACATCTGAGCGCCGGAGTAGTAATACGGAACGGAAAAATCTACGACCTTCTTGCGCTGCTCAGTTGCAGCCATGCTACCGAGGATACCGCTGTAGATGCCGGACCGCAGCCCTTCGATAATACCGCTCCATTCTGTTGTGACCGGTTTCAGTTTAACTCTCAGCCGCTTTGCGACCTCTTTAGCAACATCCACATCAAAGCCGACCAGCTCATTCTGCTTGTTGAAATAATTGAAAGGGGGATAACCTCCGCTCATGGCAAAACTGACTTCACCGGACTCTTTGACTTTCTCAAGGCCGGCCTTTTCCTGCTGAGCACAGCCGGTAACAGCAACAGCAAACAACAGTGTGAGAACCGCAAGGTATAAGGCAGCAAAACGTTTCATGTTTTCTCCTGAATGTGTATGTTAATTTTGAGGATAAGCGTTCTTATATATCATTATATAAGATGATGAAGTGTATTTTTGAATCTGATCACGATGTACATATGAAAAACTGAGAAACAAAAACATTGCAATACAAGAGGACACAATAGTAACTATTGCGAACCTTAAATTCTCATTTGCTATCTTTTCAGTTATCATTTGCGTGCAGAGGGGTAAAAAAGTAAATCCATTATTCTTGCCACTGAAGAAAACAATACAGACTTACTGCATACCCACAAGGCGATCAATAGGGTACGTAATGGGTATATGACATACCCAATAAAATCAGGAGCCGACCTGATGCTTGAGGTAGGAAATCAAGGAGACGCTCTTGCCTTGCAACCCTAGCTTGCGGCGAATATTTTTACGATGTGTGCGAACGGTGTCGGCGGTAATGGAAAGGAGCTCGCCTATGTGTTCAGTACTTTTACCAGCCTCGATATAGCGGCAGATTTCGACTTCACGGGGAGTAAGCTTAAGGAGCAGATCTTCAAAATGATCACCGGTTTCCCCGGCCAGAGCAGAAAGCCGCTCTTTGATAAAACGACCGAAACTTCTCCGCATACGGGGAAGCGGTTCCTTAATCATCCGGTCAAGGGCCGGCAGAATCTGTTCCCGAACCTGTATGGCGAAATCTTCGTGCATGTCTTTTTTTTCTTCTTCCACAGACTCGATAACAGTCCGCAATGCCACATTCATACCGTCAACCTGCTCCCGGGTTTCTTCCAGCCCTGTTTCAAGCCGCTGAATGTTGGTCATGTCCCGCAACCCCACATGGAACACGGTACCGGACTGCAGTCGAACCTTATGCATCATAAGTTCAACTGTAATCTCTTTGCCGGAACTGTCTCTAGCGGTCAGAAACTCTTCAAAAGGAACGGGGATTTCTGTCGTACATGTTTCAAAATGATCCCGCACAACTTTGGATGATTCAGCGCTGAAAAGGCTCAGGCAGCTATTACCGGAAAGAGTTGTGCTGCGCCCGAAAAGGCGTTCTGCGGAGGGATTGGAAGTCAGAATTCTGAAAGAGGAATCGGCCAGAATAGTCGGGTCCTGCGCTGCTTCAAACAAAGCGTTAAAAAGGGCTACACTATCATCAAGCGCAGCGATATTATCCTCAATGCGTTCCTCATAAGTCTCATGGAGTTCAACAAAAGGAGCATTATTGGTGACAACGGCAACATAGCCTTCGGAACAGTACGGCCCACAAAGCGGTATCATTCTCAGGGAATAGCTGCCGCCGCTTTCTCCGTAAGGAATTTCATGCACTCCCGTCACCGGATAAGCTTTAAGGAATTCATCAATTCCGCACGCGCCCACACCCAAAATGCTCCAAAGAGCGCGCCCCTGCAAAGGACCGCCAAAAAACTCAATAACCCGATCACTGGCCGAACAGATATGCCCTTCCGCGTCAGTGAAAAGGACAAAATCAGAAAAGGATTCAAAAACTTCAGAGATAGGTTCCGGCAGACGGTCAGAATGGTCGTCTCTATTTGAGCTCACGGGACGGTCCTGTGCTTAAGGATTAACAAAGAAAACACATTAACAATCAATCAGGGTTAATTCAAATAGTGCTGATCCGGGTTATACGCTGCCCGAATTCAGCATACTGAAAATATCTTTTGCTTACCCAATGCGTATCCT is a window of Maridesulfovibrio sp. DNA encoding:
- a CDS encoding ABC transporter substrate-binding protein; the encoded protein is MKRFAALYLAVLTLLFAVAVTGCAQQEKAGLEKVKESGEVSFAMSGGYPPFNYFNKQNELVGFDVDVAKEVAKRLRVKLKPVTTEWSGIIEGLRSGIYSGILGSMAATEQRKKVVDFSVPYYYSGAQMFVRADAPFKSVDELKDKAVGLVTGTTFEQDAKKLGVTDIRLYKDDTHTLTELSNGVIAGVITDRVVGVNAMNSGKFNIKPLGSPLRKEDIAVAFRKEDKSLTDEVNKILKQMHEDGTLTGLSKKWLKVDITKK
- a CDS encoding PAS domain S-box protein: MSSNRDDHSDRLPEPISEVFESFSDFVLFTDAEGHICSASDRVIEFFGGPLQGRALWSILGVGACGIDEFLKAYPVTGVHEIPYGESGGSYSLRMIPLCGPYCSEGYVAVVTNNAPFVELHETYEERIEDNIAALDDSVALFNALFEAAQDPTILADSSFRILTSNPSAERLFGRSTTLSGNSCLSLFSAESSKVVRDHFETCTTEIPVPFEEFLTARDSSGKEITVELMMHKVRLQSGTVFHVGLRDMTNIQRLETGLEETREQVDGMNVALRTVIESVEEEKKDMHEDFAIQVREQILPALDRMIKEPLPRMRRSFGRFIKERLSALAGETGDHFEDLLLKLTPREVEICRYIEAGKSTEHIGELLSITADTVRTHRKNIRRKLGLQGKSVSLISYLKHQVGS